In the Triticum aestivum cultivar Chinese Spring chromosome 2B, IWGSC CS RefSeq v2.1, whole genome shotgun sequence genome, ATTTCCTCCCAAAAAACACATAATAGCCGTTGATCTTCTATCATCTTCATAACTGACCCAATTAGAGTCACTATAGCCAGGCCCCATACTTGTTCGACACCTCCCAAGCACAAATTCAACTCCCTGATGCATCTCATGTACTCTATGAATATATTACCTGGGCATGTTCCTTGACTCCTGAAATCTCCATTGTGCACGGCATGCAAGAGTAGTATATAAATATATCTCAAGTACTCTAATAACATTATGAAATATAAAATTACAAGCACAATATTCTTGGTGTATTCTGCGTATTAGTATTAATAGATAAGGAGTTTGAGCGTTTGACTGAACTACCAGAGATAAAGTTCAGTTATACTACAATCCTCACTGCTTGCTGATTTCATGCCCCATAGCATATCAACAACATAATAATGTCAGAAATAAGCAGGGGCATATAGTAGGCTAGTGCCATAAAAAGTTAATTAACATTTAGTACAACAAAGATCAGACCAAACATTTCATATGCAGTAACTTGATGGACTACTCAATAAGAAAATAAAGTATGTAACCAGTAACAAAAAGTAGTTCAACAAAAAGTAGTATAACTGCGCCATATATAGCTATCGAGATATCACCTAACCAATAACAGTAGGAACTATACTCTGAGAACACCATGTAATCAGTAACTGCAGGAACTTACAGCGATTCGAAGTCTGGTCATCAGGTAATTTCTTTTCAAAGACCAATGATTGCAcggatttttgttttttcttccctGGTACTTTCAATCGTTTCAGCATTTTTCGAGGCTGGTAGTGAAAAAACATCTGTCAAGTATAACTCAAAGAAGATCTGAACACTTCTAAATTACCATGAAGGTACATGTACATCCAATAGCAATGACACAGGATCATTGTAGTAGAAACAAGCCTCAGTATAATCAATATTATTAATTATCGGTATATAAAAATAGAAGTGTCAGTCAAAGCAGTAAAACTTTCTATCATGGATGATATACATTAGCTGCGTACTTAACCCCGTTTTTAGGGGGTTTCCTGCATAATGCTAAATATAATGGCTCATAGGCCTAGTAATAGATAAAAACTATATTCGTAACAATTACCAGATCTGCACACCCATCGAAAGAGTAAATGTCTGTAACACTTCTTCTTGGAAGATAGGCATGTCTACTTATTTCTCCAGTCTGAAGGTAGCTTATTACAGATTTCAGTGTTCGGAATAGAAGATGACTGACAGGGTCAGTATAGTACtgcacaatcaaataatcaatGATTAAATAACAAAATGAAATTAATTCCATCAATGAATTTTAAAGGAATAGGAAGATGCTCTGTTGTAATGTACCGGGTCTTTTCTAATTCCATCGTTGCACTTTCTAAATACCAATTCTTTCACCCATCCTTTCGGTAGCCCGTCTGGATTGAATTCCACCTGTGCAAGTATCTGCAAATAGGTCCAAAGCTTAGTCCTGAAAATAGTTACAATTTTTTTTAGATATTGTGTTGTTCAAATAGGAGAACAGTCCCAGCAATAGTCATACATTATCTTCAGAGATGGTGTCACACAGCCCCTTCACATCGCATTCAGAAATCTTCCCTTCATTCACATAGCGCAATACATCTTCTTTTGAGAAGAATCGCATTCCAGTAGGCAGATGAACGTAAAACTACAAAAGACATCCGGACATGGTAAAAATGATGGCTAATCTCTTGAGGCACTGCTACAAAATATGACTACCAAATTAACATTGTTTATTTATTATGTTCACCCACTCTCTAGCTCTACCCAATGGaattaaaatattttatctctatACAGACAATGTATTCTACTCCCTCTGtcggaaaatacttgtcatcaaaatggataaaaagagatgtatctagaactaaaatacatctagatacatccccttttatccattttgatgacaagtatttccggacggagggagtattaaacaagaaaaaaaaatacaTAGAGCCATTCTAGAAGCAAGCACAGAGCAGTAGTAACTTAGAAATAATACATTGTTCTTTTCAGATACATCTGAACAAGTCTGTCATACTTTTTTGATCTCTTATGTGTGTGCTGCACTAACCTCCCACCACATATGGACAAATCTGAGTTGCCATTTTTTTTCAAGAAAATGACAAgccaaaaactagcatatgccaAATGTTAATGTGTAAGCAAGTTGAAATCAACCTTGTACATTTTGTCACGCATCGTCCCAGCTCTGACCTCAACCACCCAACCGTCCGGAAGCCACGAATGCATTTTCTGTATGCAACATTCAGGGAATTACGTACATCTCAAATGTAATCAACACATGACATTGAAAAAACCTCACTCACATGAAGCTCGTTGTCCTCAGCACATGCCTCCGACTCCAATATGCGCTCGTCCATCTCTGAGAACAAATATTCTAGTGCCTCCATCTCCGTCGAGAATGTGTACTCTGACACTGGCGAAGTGTAATACTGCAATAAAACAACGAGAAAGCGACAAAAATTTATTTGTGACCTCTATTGTCTTCTGCTTCTTGTTCTCTTTCTCTTTAGGCGCATGTATGTCTGCGAGGAGCTGCTTACTGCACTCAGTTGCTTCGTTTTTGCTCTTGGCATGTACTTGGCTAACTCATAAGGAATTTGTTTTCTTAATAACTCTGTTTAGTCCAGTATATACTATTTTAAATACATTTTTCAACTGCATTTTGATAGGGGAGTCCCCTCTAGTTTACACAAGATAGGTACCGCATCTCAGCCCAACATCAACATGGTCACGATAATAGATTCGGCATAGAAGCATGATAATAGATTCGGAATCACGCAAATAATGTTCAGCATACAAACAGAGTAGGGGAGTACCCGGTAGGTCGAGCCGCCATCACCATGGCGAACATTTATGATCCAACCATCGGGGAGCCAGAATGGTGCGTCCTTCAAGGCCTCTGCATTTTCATCAAATTCAACCTCCTCTGGTCCCTCTGCCTCCACAATCTCCTTCCCCTGTTTCTTTGGCTCTTCTGCCTCTGTTCGATGCTTCACCTCATCGTCATCCAAGACCGCCACCGGTGGCTCCGAGTCGTCCTTCTCTCTGTGGGAGAAGCAGCAAATAGTGGCACGGATGCTAAATTAGACAGTCGCTGACAAATGAGCACCACAAAGCATGATGCACAGCTTGACAGAACAAATATAATTTTGTTGACATAATAAACCATATAAAAGCAATCTTGTCAAAATAGACATAGCAATCTACTCCAATTAGCTAGGAATCGCAAGCCCAGACCATGGCAGCACCAACGTCACGAATTTCAGCATATGACAAACTCACGGTTCACGCATGACAGGACAGAGGAAGCAGGGGCGAACCTGGCGCGAACGGACCGCCGGGAAGGAGAAGCCCCGCGCTTTCTCCgcgaaggaggggaggaggaggggccgCCGGCGTCGGGCGGAGGGGCGACGGGGGCTGGGGCCGGGGCGGGCGGCGCCTCGTCGTCCGGCGGCTGGCGGCGGGCACGCGCCCGCGCGGAGCGGCGAGGGCCCGAGCCGGAGGGGGTGGTCATCGGAGGGAGGGCTCGCTAGCCGTCGCCGGCCACCGGCTCGCGGCGCGAGGAACGGTGAGGTGGGTGGGATCGGTCGGTGGCCGGCCGCGGCTGGCACCGCGCTGTGGAGAGCAGAGTGTTCCGCGAGTGGAGGCTGGGGGCAGGGAGCAGGTGTCTAGGGGAGTGGGCGTGGCGTGTGGGCCCCGTGGTGACTGGTCGGGCCCGCCATCTAGCCTTGCCGTTACCGCGGCAGGAAACGTGACGTGACAGATGGACGAGTTCTGCGCGCGAGGGTGGCACGTGAGGCGCATGCGGCCGGCATCCGCCTCCGGCCACGGAAAACCAGCACCATGCCCACGCTCGACCCGATGAGTACCCTCAAAGCCAGCGTTTTCTTTTTTTTAACGAAAGCTCAAGAatagcccggctttgaattaacaaagccatcaacggGCTAGGATTACAAAACTGCCATTTACAACAAGAAAACAAAGAGCGGAAATAAATATACATTGTGCTCGGTAGAACAACTCGAAGGCATAGAACAATGTCATCAAACGCCGCTATGCCGAAACCAGCTAACCTACTAAGGCTATGGGAGGAAGGCACCACCATACATGTTTTGTGTCACTGGCTGCCACCATAGAGAAAACAGGGGCAACACATGACATGACTCCGCCTCCGCAAAGGGCCTCTACCCTTTCGCCCGGGCTCGACGGGTGCCGCACCGGCGGCCTGTGGAGTGGTTCACCCTAGAACCCAGATCATAATTCCCAAGCAGCCAAAGGAGAGGCACCAGGAACAAACCCACACGAAACGGGGAGCCGAACACCCAGTCACCGTTGCCGGCAGCAGCAAGGCAGAGCACCGGACGAGAGTTGTCGAAATGAAAGCGTTGAAAAACCCCGGAGAAGGCCAAGAGTATGCAGCACCACGCATTGGTCAAGAATAGGAGTCTCCATAGCCCATGGCACGAGAGAGGGACCCCGATCCCCTCGCACCAGCTGCTTAATCCCTCCACATCTGGACCCGAGCAagttgccgaagatgaagatcagaCCAATACAATCTGTCGTCGTACCACCACCGACTCCACCACCACTTGAGCACTTCCCTgacgacgccttcaggaaggatcaCGCCACCAAGGTGTCGTCGTCGCCATGAATCGAGGAACTGAGGCTTTCACCTGAGCTGCTGGGTGGGGTGGGAGGTGCAGGAAGCCCACCGAAGCCTTCAGCAGGGAAAACGACGCCCAAAGGCGACATCTTCAATGTGGACGCCACGTcggccaggggtttcccccggatCCGCACCCAACCACCAGATCTGCACACCCGCCATCCAGAAAACGGCGACCGGAGCCACTAGGGACAGAGGGCGGCGCGGATCGGGAGCAGATCGAGGTTGTGGACGCCGATTCTCCAAGGTACAGCCGGCCTACGGGAAGCTGCTGCAGCCGCCGACGCCCGCCACCTCCACGCCGCCAGCCGACCAGGAAGGCGGCCCACCTGCACCCTGCGGCGCCGCCCGCTGCATAGGCCACGCCGCTGGCCGCCGCCCCGGATGCCGAGGCTCTCCACGCAGGGTGGATCCGCCGAGGTCCCCGCTTTCAAGGGTATATAAGGGGAATTGTTTCCCCCTCTCCGAAGCAGTGACAGGGGAGCGGTTCTTTCTTCCAATGTCGACGAAGCTGCAGGCTCCTCTCCTCTTGTGGACCAGACAATTTTTGCGTCGGAGATGACTGGTGCCAGTTCTGAAACCCCTCGGCAGCGGCACCACCGGAGGACACTAGAGCCGTGATCGAAAAGATGCTCTCCAGCCGATGACCCACACCGACAAACGTGTCGTCATTCGCGGCGCGACGCATGTCTCTCCGGACTCATAGCATCTTTGCTGACATGGCATTCTCTTCTTTACAATAGATGCTTAGGCAACCGTGACAGTAAAAAAAATTGACCATGTTGGTGCTTGTATGGACCTAGAAGGACTATTTTGTAAAATTTCCTGGGAGAGGTTCATGTAAATCATCTTGGTGTTTTCTCCCCTCGGTTGCTCCAAAGAAAAGCCACGTGTAATGTATTTTGTGGTATTATGTGAATATAAACGCGACACTTGTTCTAAAAAGAGTACCCCGATGAGCACCCAATGTAGGATCAAAGTGAAATTCACACAACCCTCGAAATGGAACCCCAAGCGAAATCGAATATGTACAACGCCTAGCTGGGGGATGGATGCCCTGGGAAATGTGTTTTCTTTAAGACCCTCTGGAGTACatgatggattatggatgggcttaggcccatataagacactaatccttagttaatcttgaggcccatgtatgagatgacagatggtgggaagtttagtcccaccttgctagttgaggagagttgagacctctttataagggatacTCTACAACTTGTCATTGGGAGCTggggaagaggagtggtacacacgcgctcctcctcctcctcctcacgcccgccccgccccgcccagcCTACAACGTTGGACTTTGGTCTGACTTGCGTTGCCGGGATTTCTGACTTGCGTTGCCGGGATTTGCGGGGAGTGTGACCCTTCTCCGACTCCCTTGCTGGGAGTGCgtcgactcggtcgtgggcctccgCCCAGGCCCACGACTTCCTACCCGTTGCTCTGTGCTGTCTCCGGCGcccccatcccgacgaccgcgtgcacggttggtcgggagagcaggtgcctccggaaccccgccaTTCGAGATCTTGCCCGGCGGatcggcaataaggtttttggggagcgtcttgACGCGCCTGCTTCCGATCCATCCCCAGCTCCGTCCGCCTCTGCtcccactacttcccctgcattaacaccatggccgccgccgccgccaagaagaaggccacagacgaagccgaggctgctgctgccgccgtcgcgtTGGCCAACCTATGATTTGTTCATCCCTCATTTACCCGTGTTtatgctagccgtatatgtgctgctcatagatggtTTGCTTCTATGTTCTGTACGTGCTAGTATGCCTAGGAATGGATATGAGATGCGTACCGTAtttgccatgcttactgtttattcgtggattagtctaattggaaaagtgctaatatttccaacagtaccaaCAAATCAAAACAGATGGACGAGGCCCAATATGTCTTCAACGCGCTCAAAGAATACTTGTCGAGCCCCCACGCATCTCATGAGCCCAAAGCCTGATGAAACTTCTGATATGGGGTGAACTGTAGTGCTCGCCTTATCATGAATTGGAGGTGAGCTCGAGGATGAACACAAAGAAATGGGGGGAAACACAAAATCATAAGGGCAACAAAAGAGGAAATCCACAAGCCAACATATATACATGTATCGTAAACAAAGGTCAATACAAGAGGTCTCATGCATCCAACACTTTGACGGGAAATAGATAACAAAGGTAGGATAGTTTGATCTCCATATCATAAGAGACTGAGGTCTTGTATTCCAAGAGGAGTCTTCACCCCGTAAGTTGCCCTACTGGTAGTCTGGTGAGTGCATTTTGTGTGGTATTTTGCTTAGCATCTTTGCATATTACTCGTAGGATTTTCTACACTTTACCGCCCTTTTTGCTTGATTTCGCCATGATCCCCAAAGAAATTGGTGGTTTTGAGTACTAAATAGAAAGCACATATTTTTGGTGTGGAAATATGTTGATTGCACGTTATAAGGGCCTTCTATACTAAGATATGAGCACGTCGGAGGAAACCTAGTCGCGGTTGGCGTTCCAAATGAGAAGACGAGTGCGGCTGCCTCCCCCTGCCCAATTACTTCCACCCTATCCAATCCGATCAGAGAGAACGAACAAAGAGACTCCAAACAATGAAACATAAGTTGAAACCCTCAACTCCATAGGGACCCGAGGGGATTGGTAGAAGAGCATCAGTCCACCAAGGCTTCGATCACGGAGGCCATgacatcaaccaccaccaccaccaccatcatcatcagccACATCCTCCGCATTGAATCCTCCATTCATCTCGCTGTAATCCAAACCCCTAGTGTGGATCTATACATGTATCACACTAATCATTCTACATGCCTCTTTTTTTGAGTAAATCCCTAGTTCTTGGGGATAAAAATGAACCCTAGTATTTACAGAGTTGAACACCGATAAGATATATGATCTTTGCTATATGATCGTGTTAATGTTATTCTTGATACCGCCCGAACATTGACTGCACAATATTTAGCCCATTGGGGTTGAAGGATATTATTATCTCTGTGATGCAGGCTTAGAGATAGAAGTTACATATCTCCTTAGTGGATCAATGGTAAGGGAATAATGGAGACTCATATGTTTTATTTTATGTCCACGGGGATGCCCTTAGTCAATGTCGTACTCCGTCGGTAGGTATTGGAGGGATGGTGGTGGCATGCATGATACAGAGCTATTGCAGTACGCACATATCGTATTATTGGCTCCACCcgcacaattcacaaaaaaaaacGGATTACGTATCTGAAGCAAAGATTGTGTTTCTACACAATTAAGTATAATAAACACTAATTCTTAAAAAGGTATAATAAACACTAGTGGTGAATTCGAACTCACTGAGAACACCTTTAGCCCTGCTTCAGTTTCATCTTTTTCATTACTCTCTTGTTCTTATTGTTATTCTTGCACGCTTCGGTTATTGCTTTCCCACACACACTCTTGCAATATTTTCACCTTTGCATCGCTTGTTATTGGGATATAAATAACTTCTAGGCAGATTATGATAAACCTCTATAAGGGACAAAATACTATTTCCTCATCTATTCATGGGATCTATACTCTTACTTCAAAAACAAGCACAACTAAACCATATGCACTTGGAGGACATAAAGTtatttttctggcaccgttgctagtGAGGTAAGCGCCTTTGGTCCTTTTTTCAAGTTTTGGTTTATTATTGTGTACTAAATTGTTTTGCAGGTTCTAAGTAACCATGGTTGAGCTTGAACATCTATATCAACTCACTGCATTGAAGCTCTCGGTGCCACCTATAAAGGAAATCTTCACATCCTTAGGCCCGAGACCAAATGGAGTAACTTATGAAATTAATCTGAGTCTACTCCGTATGCTGCAAAGTAAGCAATTTACAGATGGTGCTATAAAATATGTGTATCAACATATGTAGCTATTTGATAAGATATGTGGAATATTTAAATTAAATGGCTTTACTTATGATGAGATGAAACTCGAGCTTTTTGATTTCACATTTTGGCCGCCAAAGCAAAAACATGGCTATTAACTTATACCACATGTACTTTTGACACTTGGGAAAAATTAGGTACTGCATTGTTATTAACCCCCTTTTATCCAGGAAAAAAAATCTTATGAAGTGAGGTGCGAGGTGCATTATCTGTTATTTGAAACAAAAGCCAGGTGAAAGTCTTATTAAAGCCCATCGAAGGTACCATACTCTACATGATAATTGTCCTCATCATATTTTACCACCATGGTTGTTATTACATATTTTTTTATGGAGGGCTAAATGATAGGAGTATGGTTGATGTAGGCTTTGCGTCTAGATGATGATTTATAGAGTATTATATTGCTTAGGCTTGGGGATACCAGGTAGAATTCATGTTGATCATGAGACTTGGGAATTAGATAAAAGACGTGATGGAGCAGTACAACTTGATTATGATTGTATTAAATCCTTCTCGAATGCAGGAAAAGATGAAAAGCCGAGAGTGAAGTTTTTTATCTTGACTCTCATATTGATTTACATATTATCAACACCTATACTAAACAATTGCAGTTACCAAAAGAAAATTGTATTGTGAGCGTCTCAATTGTACTATGTTTCTCAAAAGCAAATTACATGATAGTTAAATCACATGTGAGTACTCGATGGATTAACCTAATTTGACGACCATGGTGTGTTGGATCTTAATCATTTGCAGTCTTTGTTTTAGAATCAATTTCGAGATCACAACGTCGTTTGATATACAATTGCGAGAGATGCGTTCCACATCGCGTTCCCACCCCCCTCTTTAGTTAGGGGACACATGGACAACATTATTCGCAATTCGATGCACACATTTCACCATATGATCTGAAGATCCAGATGTGCTGCCGCTAGGAGACCCTATTGTCATGGTTTTTGCCATTGGAGACGACGCCAGAACCTCCCCTGCGCACCACCAAGAGCATGCAAGGAGGAGATCAACACAACAAGCCATCAGTGAGGGTCATAACGTCATCACCAGCGGCGCCAGATGAAAACCACCGCCTAAAGAGAGAAACACTAGCCCTAGCAATTGCCTACCGATCACCTATCAATCGCGGCTAGCGTGAGTCTCGACCAGTTGGATGCGCATGATATCGTTCGTCCTTTGACGATTAGGAGACAACTTTTCTCTTGCATTAAACATTCAAGTTACTTTTTTTTGCATCAAACATTCAAGTTGTGTTCTGAAGCTCATCTGCTCAAATATTGGCGCGATGGAATTTATGCGACCAACAAGCCATCAGTGAGGGTCATAACGTACAACATTATGAGGCACTCTAAAATGCCTCCAAAGGCCATGGAAGTGCTTCTACATGTCTTTTGCGGCATTCCTTCAAAACGCTAGAGATGGTAGCGAAGGGAAAGGTTAATAAAGGCGTTTTGCAGTAGCGCCTCTAAATCTGAGGAACCGCGGCATTCTGAAAAGTGTCTCGAAAGCTCCAACGTTTCAGCGGCATTTTCCGAAGAAGCTGCTAAGAAGCCAGCTAGCTGAGAAAAAGTATAACGGCGTCTTGGAAAGGGCCCACGGGCTACCCcatagttctctctctctctctgggatATGCAGGTCAGGCCACATCATATCTTGCAATTAACACTTGAGCAAGGCCCAATGGGCTATCATATCACTATATTAACCAAACACCATATATAATCCTAAACTCATCGGCAGGCGCAATCCTTGAGACAGTGCAGATGTTTCCTCCTTTTAACCACGTCTGAGTCTTCTTCGGtaagcagtatgggactaaacagATTGTAGCATGAGCTCGCGCACGAGAAAAAAAACTATTTAAATCGGACACCAGAGAATTCGAACATAGCG is a window encoding:
- the LOC123043463 gene encoding uncharacterized protein isoform X2 → MTTPSGSGPRRSARARARRQPPDDEAPPAPAPAPVAPPPDAGGPSSSPPSRRKRGASPSRRSVRAREKDDSEPPVAVLDDDEVKHRTEAEEPKKQGKEIVEAEGPEEVEFDENAEALKDAPFWLPDGWIINVRHGDGGSTYRYYTSPVSEYTFSTEMEALEYLFSEMDERILESEACAEDNELHKMHSWLPDGWVVEVRAGTMRDKMYKFYVHLPTGMRFFSKEDVLRYVNEGKISECDVKGLCDTISEDNILAQVEFNPDGLPKGWVKELVFRKCNDGIRKDPYYTDPVSHLLFRTLKSVISYLQTGEISRHAYLPRRSVTDIYSFDGCADLPRKMLKRLKVPGKKKQKSVQSLVFEKKLPDDQTSNRSHGGTSASMNPRSDPKEKRVNTVQAKGKEPISSETTKQGKESISSKTTKQGKEPISSETTKQGKEPITTKQGKEPISSGTTKQGKEPISSETTKRPRGRPRKIPKQTNETTSDHAKSSDKETTHIEIASDKEQKKESDTETGEKMSKEDAPEDNEMEKHAMATQKVDNESDLARTLSSLRRGSMDSEMRERENGDLAEASARSASSAVKKFYKRRNSNQSFKK
- the LOC123043463 gene encoding uncharacterized protein isoform X1, with the protein product MTTPSGSGPRRSARARARRQPPDDEAPPAPAPAPVAPPPDAGGPSSSPPSRRKRGASPSRRSVRAREKDDSEPPVAVLDDDEVKHRTEAEEPKKQGKEIVEAEGPEEVEFDENAEALKDAPFWLPDGWIINVRHGDGGSTYRYYTSPVSEYTFSTEMEALEYLFSEMDERILESEACAEDNELHKMHSWLPDGWVVEVRAGTMRDKMYKFYVHLPTGMRFFSKEDVLRYVNEGKISECDVKGLCDTISEDNILAQVEFNPDGLPKGWVKELVFRKCNDGIRKDPYYTDPVSHLLFRTLKSVISYLQTGEISRHAYLPRRSVTDIYSFDGCADLPRKMLKRLKVPGKKKQKSVQSLVFEKKLPDDQTSNRSHGGTSASMNPRSDPKEKRVNTVQAKGKEPISSETTKQGKESISSKTTKQGKEPISSETTKQGKEPITTKQGKEPISSGTTKQGKEPISSGTTKQGKEPISSETTKRPRGRPRKIPKQTNETTSDHAKSSDKETTHIEIASDKEQKKESDTETGEKMSKEDAPEDNEMEKHAMATQKVDNESDLARTLSSLRRGSMDSEMRERENGDLAEASARSASSAVKKFYKRRNSNQSFKK